Genomic DNA from Luteolibacter arcticus:
CCAAGCGCGCGATCTACATCTCGCTCATTGGCGCGCCCTCGCAGCTCGACCTCTTCGACTACAAGCCGGATCTCAAGAAGCGCTTCAAGGAAGACCTCAAGGACTGGCTCGCCAAAGAGGGCCAGCGCCTCACCGGCATGACCTCGGGGCAAGCAGCCTTCCCGCTCGCGCCGACGATTTTCAAGTTCGCCCAGCACGGCCAGTCCGGCGCATGGATCAGCGAGCTGCTGCCATGGACCGCGAAGATGGCGGACGACATTTGCATCATCAAGTCGATGCATACCGAGGCGATCAACCACGAGCCCGCGAACCAGCTCGTCTACACCGGCTCGATGCAGTCCGGCAAAGCCTCCATCGGCTCATGGCTGTCCTACGGCCTCGGCACCATGAACGAGGACCTGCCGACCTTCGTGGTGCTGCACGCCACCCACAGCTCGCCGTATGCGAACGTCCAGGCGATCTCCGCACGCCTGTGGGGCTCCGGCTACCTGCCGGGCAAGCACGCCGGCGTCGCATTGCGTTCGAAGGGCGATCCCGTCCTCTACCTGCAAGATGCCCCCGGCATCTCCCGCGATCTGCGCCGCAAGATGCTCGACGGCCTCAATGCGATGAACCAGCAGTCCTACGAGACCGTCGGCGACCCGGAGATCCAGACTCGCATCCAGCAGTATGAAATGGCCTTCCGCATGCAGGCTTCGGTGCCGGAATTGGCCGACATGGCCGGCGAGCCCGAGCACGTGCTCGAACTCTACGGCAAGGACAGCAAGGTCGGCGGCACCTTCGCCGCCTCGGCACTGATGGCGCGGCGTTTGTTAGAACGCGGCACCCGCTTCGTGCAGATCTTCCACCGCGGCTGGGACCAGCACGGCGACCTGCCGCGCGACCTCACCTCGCAGTGCAAGGACGTCGACCAAGGCATCTACGGCCTGATCCAGGATCTCAAGCAGCGCGGCATGCTGGACGACACGCTCGTCGTATTCGGCGGCGAATTCGGCCGCACCATCTACTGCCAGGGCGGACTCAGCGAAACCAACTACGGCCGCGACCATCACCCGCGCTGCTTCTCGCTCTGGATGGCCGGCGGCGGCATCAAGGGCGGGCAAGTTTATGGCGAGACCGACGAGATGAGCTACAACATCGTCAAGAACCCGGTCCACATCCGCGACCTGCACGCGACCATGCTGCACCAGCTAGGACTCAGCCACGAGCGACTCACCTACAAGTTCCAAGGCCTCGACCAAAAACTCACCGGCGTCGAACCCGCGAAGGTCGTGAAGGACATCCTAGCCTAACAGCCGCCCCGCATCGGTCGGCCCCACTGGCAGCGCCCCTTTCGCTCCCCCCTTCAACCCCGCGACCTCCTCCAACGCCGCCAAGCCAACGCCAACCCCGTCCACACCAGCGTAATCGCCGCGACCGCCGAAAGCCCGGCCAACAACTGCCCCGCCCAACCACCGGCCTCGCCCGTGTGAATCCACCGGATCCAAGTCCGCCAGCGTCG
This window encodes:
- a CDS encoding DUF1501 domain-containing protein, whose protein sequence is MNSITDYNDAITRRQFFRKNGTGLGVAALSSLLGSGRAFPEVMQEAMPHIAPKAKRAIYISLIGAPSQLDLFDYKPDLKKRFKEDLKDWLAKEGQRLTGMTSGQAAFPLAPTIFKFAQHGQSGAWISELLPWTAKMADDICIIKSMHTEAINHEPANQLVYTGSMQSGKASIGSWLSYGLGTMNEDLPTFVVLHATHSSPYANVQAISARLWGSGYLPGKHAGVALRSKGDPVLYLQDAPGISRDLRRKMLDGLNAMNQQSYETVGDPEIQTRIQQYEMAFRMQASVPELADMAGEPEHVLELYGKDSKVGGTFAASALMARRLLERGTRFVQIFHRGWDQHGDLPRDLTSQCKDVDQGIYGLIQDLKQRGMLDDTLVVFGGEFGRTIYCQGGLSETNYGRDHHPRCFSLWMAGGGIKGGQVYGETDEMSYNIVKNPVHIRDLHATMLHQLGLSHERLTYKFQGLDQKLTGVEPAKVVKDILA